The Chitinophaga niabensis genome segment TTCGCAATGATCTCGTTAGCAGTATCCAGAACAGCAAATGGTGTTTCCAGGTTCTTGGCCACCCTTTGCGCCTGTATCACATGTTCCCCATCCAGGTAAGCCCGGTTGATCTTTAAGAGGAAGTCCGGCTCCAGCATATTGTCTGCATCGCAGATCAATGCTATGTCGTAATTATCGCCGATCTCACCAAAAGCCTTGTTCAGGGAACGGGCTTTGGTACTTTTATCGAATGAAACGGGTAATACCTTTACAGATGCTTCTTTCAGCAATTCAAGCGTTTCCGGCTGAAGGGAATCCGCGATCACGATCACATCATAGCGGGAAGCAGGGTAGCGTAACTGGGCGTAACTTTTGGCGGAGGACAGGATAATACTGTCTTCCTTATACGCAGGCACCAGGATGGCAACACTGCTGTAAGTTTCGGGTTCACTGATGTCTGTCTGTTTGCGGGCAACGATCTTACCTGCAATAGAAAAGAACAAATTGTACAGTACGCATCCGGCTAAGTAGGCAAATAAAATTATCTCTAAAAAAGCAATCATTATACGTTATCTTTTTGAATAAGCGCTAACGGCGTATTCACGATCAACCACATATCGTAGGTGAATGAGTTTTTGTAGGCGTAGTCTATATCCAGGCTGATGCGTTCTTCTACAGACATTTCTTTCTTTCCTCTCTTGCTGATCTGCCAAAGACCGGTGATCCCTGCAGGAGCCAGGAAACGTTCCACCCACACATCCGTAGTTAAAGTGGTGGCTTCGTACAAAGGTAAAGGGCGGTTCCCGACCAGGGACATGTCTCCCTTTAAAACGTTAAACAACTGCGGCAGTTCGTCCAGGCTGCTGTTCCTTAAAAAGTTGCCCAGTTTGGTGATCCTTGGATCGTTGGACACTTTGTAGAACACCGGCCCTGAGTCGCTGGCATCATATTGATTCAGGTGTTTCAGGTCCTTCAGCTTTTTATCAGCGTCTGCCACCATACTCCTGAACTTGTAGAATTTGAAAACTTTGTAGTTCCTGCCGGCCCTTTTGGAAGCATAGAAGATAGGGCCTTTGGATTCGATGCGGATGGCCGCTGCAATGAGCAGCATGATCGGAGAAGCCACGATCAGGCCGAGGGAAGCCGCTGTGATATCCAGCCCGCGTTTCAGGAAAGTGTTCAGGTAATCCTTTTTGTACCGGATCTCCTTGGGCGCCTGTGTTTGGTCTGGAATTGCCTGGAGGCGTTTGATCTTCTTTACAAAGTCGATCTTGGAGAACAGCTGACGTTCCATGCACTCCCGGGTAATGATCTCATCAATAAAAAGATGTTTCTTAACAAATGTTTTGAGGGGTTCTGTTACGTTTTCAGCGTACAGGAAAAACGGGATGGATTTCAGGATCTGATGAGATGCAAAATAAGCAGACCATTTCTGGCAGGCGGCTTCACACTGTTCATTATACTGAACAATGATCACGGAAGGAACAGTTCTGTTTACATTGAGCATTTCCATGATCTTCCGCTGCGCACCAATAGTGTCCTCCACCATACAATAGTTGTAGTATGGAAGTAGATTGGTCGCCTGCAGAGATGCTCCGACAATCATTACGATCCTCTCTTCCTTTGCAATCTGGGAAAGATCGGTTGTTTGCCTGGCAGAATTGCTACGCTCAATGGATGGGGCCTCTAAAATGTTAGGTGTAGTCGTAAAATTCATAAAAATCACAATTGTATTCAGGGTCAATAAAATCAGGGCATCACCGGAACCAGCTTCTTGCTGATAATTCCTTCCACTTTCTCCATCAGTTCTACCGGATCAAATGGTTTGCGCATAACTTCATGCACGTTGCTGTATAATTCTGTAATAGATTCGGTACGGTCATTCATGCTACCACTGAGTACAACAACCGGGATATCTTTATAAAGATGGCTGTCTGCTAAGTAATCCAGCAACTCCCATCCGTTCACATTTGGCATAGCCAGGTCCGTTATGATCACATCTGCCATGTTTCCTTTGGATAACCAGGCCATCGCTGCCAGGCCGTCCTGTGCGGAAACCACATTATATTCTTTACGGAACATCGCCTCTAACAAGTACCTTATCGGCATACTATCATCAATAATTAAAATTCTCTGTTTCATTTTTACCTTCTTTTTTGCTTTACGATAATGTTTTTGGCTGTTTGATCAATAACTAAACTGATCTAGAGCCATAGAAGGCTTTTGATGGATAAGGTCGAGTTTAAATTTAAACGTTGTAGTTTTCCAGAGGAGGATGGCGAAGAATACGGGTTAAATCAATTGATCTTAGCAAACTTACAATATAATTTTCAAAACCTAATATGTGGTACCGAAGAATTATTTTGTTTGATGCTCTTAACGGATGTAAAATTAATGCGCGAATTATATATTCACAATTTTAATTGGTGAAGGGAGGTTTTTTCTCAGTAAACGCATGGAATTTCCACTTTAATGGTTTTTATCCGGCCATTTTAACCTCAAAACGACCGTTTCACCCCCTTAATGGGTATAATTACACAAATGGACAACCCCCTTTCCTATATATTATGGCGTATCCCACCTCAAATACTATAATTTAATGATATAAGCTTTTCCCCAGCCCTGTATTTGGCTACGTAAAACATTGCGTTTACCAATAAAATCCGTCCATTCACCCAAATAAATTATGCGGATTGAAATTTGCGTTCTACTTTTGCGAACGAATCGGATACATTTATATATCAATTGAAATGAATGGTTATTTCCATTCCCCCCAATTAGTTCCGGTTCCCTACAAGTTATTTCTAACCTGATCCTCTGGCAAAACCTGCATACAAAATAGGTTGTACTGCATTATCTACTAAATTATGGGTTTGTTCTCTTCCTTTTATACTGACAAAGCGCTAAACAGCTTTTTATCAGTTACAGGGATCCAGTGCAAAAGTCCGTGTGTTAGCCCAGGTCTATTTGTTTGCTAAAGAAATGATCCGGTGTAAACCGGTTTTTTTAAGGATTTATGATTGATAAAAATAAATAATTGATATGGATGTAATATATTTTGTGAAGGCGTTATTAAAAAAGAAGTGGTGGATCATTTTCAGCACCGCGCTGGCACTGGTGGCCGCATTCTTTTTTACTATGGGAAGAGCAAAACTATATGTTTCCAGCGCACAGATCTCTACTGGTTTTACCATGAAAGATCAGATCACCCTCCGCGATGAAAATGTTAACCTCTATGAGGCTGACGTAAAGTTTGAGAACACTATCCAAACGATCAACTCACCACTGGTGATCAGCCTCCTCTCCTACTCCCTGCTTATTCACGACCTTACCAGCAATAAACCTTTCAGGACCCTGCATGAGAAAGACCTGAAATCACCGGAATATCTCCAGTTCAATAAAGAAGAAGGCCTGCGCATCTGCCGCCAGAAACTGGATTCACTCCAGATGCTCACTTCCTACAGACCGGACGAGCGCAAGCTGCTGGAATATATGAAGCTCTGCAAGTACGATAATGAGTCTATCACCAAGACCTTAAAAGTGAACAGGGTACCGAGAACAGACTATATTGATATTTCTTATGGTTCTGAAAACCCTGAGCAGTCTGCCTTTGTAGTGAACACGCTTTACCAGGAGTTCATCCGTTACTACAGGAGCCTTCGTTCTGAGCGTGGTGTGGAGAACGTGGTAACTTTTGAAGAGCTGGTGAATAAAAAGAAAATAGAACTGGATGCAAAAGTAGAAGCCCTCCGTTCCTATAAATCATCTGAAGGGATCCTGAACGTGGAAGCAGCCAGTGGTACAAAAATGGGCCAGATCAGCCAGCTGGAAAAAGACCTGCTGGGTGAAAAGTCCAATTTGAACCTCATGCAGGCTAACCTGAATAATATCAACGATCAGATCAACCTGGCCAACCAGGGTAAAACTACTTATGGTAATGCCGGTAATAATGAGATCGTGAACCTGCGCAGGCAGATCAATCAGCTGAATGATGAGTATATCCGCACCGGCAGTACAGATGAAAAGCTCGCAGATAAGCTGGAGGCCCTTCGCAAACAATATAACACAGCGGTGTCCAAAAGTGGGGCATCCACACCAGGTATTGTAGTGAGCAAAGACAAGCTGTTGCAGGAAAAAGCCACGGTTGAATCCAATATCTCCGCAACCAAACTGAATATTATCAACCTGGAGAAAGCTATTAATTCCCTGCAATACTCTGTAGGTTCTTATGCCAACAAAGAAGCTACCGTGAGTACTTTACAGAAGGAAGTAGATCTGGCACAGGAAGAATACAATAAACTGAAAGAGAAACTGAACTCGGCGATAGACAGCAGAAGCGTACCGGTAGATAACTTCAGGCAAACCCTGAAAGGGCAGCCGGCCTTCAAGCCGGAATCGTCCAAACGCATAGTGATCATGGGTATGGTTGGTATGGCCGTGTTCATGTTATCTACGCTCAGCATCCTGTTCAAAGAATTCTTTGACTCTTCCATTAAATCTCCTTCCAACTTCCTGAAGAGCGTACACCTGAAACTGATCGCTACCATCAATCATGCGGACCTGAATAAATACAGCATCCTGGAAGTACTGCAGAAACGGATAGAAGACAAGAAGGCCATTGTGAAAAGGCAGAACAGTTTCCGGGAATTCCTGCGTAAACTGCGTTTTGAGATCGAGAATAGCGGTAAGTCCATCTTCCTGTTCACCAGTACAGAATCACAGCAGGGAAAAACAACCCTGGTGCAGGCGGTAGCCTATAGCCTCAGCTTAAGTAACAAACGCGTGCTGGTAATAGATACCAACTTCTGTAACAACGACCTTACCGTACAACTGGAAGCGAAACCTACGCTGGAAACATTTTCCATCGCACCCCAGGATTTCAGCATCGAGAAGGTAAGGGCCATCGTTACTACGTACAGCATCGAGAATATTGAAGTGATCGGCTGTAGAGGTGGTGACTATACGCCAACGGAGATCCTCCCCAAAAATCACCTGCTGAACTATCTGCCGCAGCTGAAAGAATATTATGATTTCATCTTGTTTGAAGGCGCTCCTTTGAATGAATATACTGATAGTAAAGAGTTAGAGAAATATGCGGAAGGAGTGGTTGCTATCTTCTCATCCAAAGCATCGATAAAACAAACAGATAAAGAATCCATCGAGTTCCTGCAAGGTTTGGGAGATAAATTCCTGGGAGCTGTACTGAACAATATTAATGACGATTATCTGGAACTCTAGAATAAATGTCTGAGCAACCGTCCATAAGATCCCTATCACTGTCCGGCGCATTGAAATTCATTTTCACCTTTCGCCCCGGAACATCCAGGAAATACGCCTGGGTGGACTATGCGAAAGGTATTGCGATCATATTTGTTACATACCGGCATGTGATATACGGATTACTATATAACGGCATCCCCATCACCTCAACACTGATGAATGCCAACGAAATGCTGTATGGCTTCCGGATGCCCATGTTCTTTTTTCTGTCGGGCCTGTTCTTTGCATCCAGCCTTCACAGGCGGGGCGGCAAGAACTTTATGATCTCAAAGATCAATACACTTTTATATCCGTATCTGCTTTGGTGTTTTATACAACTCACCCTGCAGATCTGGTTCTCTGATTACACGAATTCTAAAAAGGGAGTGGAAAATTACCTGGACATATTGATACATCCGCGGAGCATGCTGCAACTATGGTATTTATTTGCCTTGTTCAATGTTACTGCCCTGTACCTGATGGTAGACCGCTGGTTAAAGTTCAGCCCCTGGATGCAACTGCTGCTGGGCTTTGCCTTACTTCCGCTGAAAGGGCTGGCAGGTGATATCAGCACCTTGTCCGACGTGATGGTGTTCTATGTGTATTTTGCCCTGGGGCATATTGCAACGCCCTATTTCTTTAAAGAAAGCGTGCAGGAGCAGCTCGCCTCTCCTGTTAAAGTATTGCTGCTGATACCGGTGTTCTTACTTGTGCAGTATTACTGCATGAAGAATGTAGACATGAGCATTTACCTCTTCTCTACATTCGCACTGCTGGGTGGGCTGCTGGTGATCATGATCTCCTTTGTGCTGGCTAAATACCGCAAGCTGGAATTTTTGCAGGTAATAGGGCACTATTCTTTATACATCTACCTCATCCATGTGGGTATTGTATTCTTGTTACGCAACATCATTTTGAGTACGGGTATCCAGATCAGAACATCTGTATTCACATTCATACTGATAGCAGCCGGGATCTTTTTCTCCATCGTTCTATACAGGATATGCCTGCTGCTGAAACTTAATTTCATTTTCCAGGGACCTATTAAGGATATACCCAGGAGACAAGTCAGTGCATCATGAAAAAGATAAAAACGAAAAAGGTAAAAGAAAAAAAAGTGGTGAGCGAGCAGCTGCATGAGATACTGCTGGTAACTTTTGCTGCCGTGATCATACTCATGTTAGTGTTTAAAACGATGTTCCTGTAATAGCAATGCAACTGAGCAAAAAAAATATCAACCAGTTTTTCGGGATTTTGCTGTGGATCTTACTGATCCCCGCCATTGCATGGGTGGGTGCCACAGATGCCAAGATAGCAGCTATGCTGGTAATAGGCATCCTGGGTACTGCTACCTGCCTGGTGTGTATCCTCAATTACAGGTTGGGATTTTATATCTACATGACCATTTCCCTCATCCTTCCTTTGCTGGAAAGGATGGCTGGTACGGAACTTCCCATGGGTGTAGTAATGGATGGGTTACTGGGTTGCTCCTTACTGGGGTGTTTCTTTAAAGGAGGGGATCCATCCGCAAAGAAAGTGGATTTCCTGAAAGATCCGCTGCTGATCTCCATCTACCTTTA includes the following:
- a CDS encoding sugar transferase; amino-acid sequence: MNFTTTPNILEAPSIERSNSARQTTDLSQIAKEERIVMIVGASLQATNLLPYYNYCMVEDTIGAQRKIMEMLNVNRTVPSVIIVQYNEQCEAACQKWSAYFASHQILKSIPFFLYAENVTEPLKTFVKKHLFIDEIITRECMERQLFSKIDFVKKIKRLQAIPDQTQAPKEIRYKKDYLNTFLKRGLDITAASLGLIVASPIMLLIAAAIRIESKGPIFYASKRAGRNYKVFKFYKFRSMVADADKKLKDLKHLNQYDASDSGPVFYKVSNDPRITKLGNFLRNSSLDELPQLFNVLKGDMSLVGNRPLPLYEATTLTTDVWVERFLAPAGITGLWQISKRGKKEMSVEERISLDIDYAYKNSFTYDMWLIVNTPLALIQKDNV
- a CDS encoding exopolysaccharide transport family protein, producing MDVIYFVKALLKKKWWIIFSTALALVAAFFFTMGRAKLYVSSAQISTGFTMKDQITLRDENVNLYEADVKFENTIQTINSPLVISLLSYSLLIHDLTSNKPFRTLHEKDLKSPEYLQFNKEEGLRICRQKLDSLQMLTSYRPDERKLLEYMKLCKYDNESITKTLKVNRVPRTDYIDISYGSENPEQSAFVVNTLYQEFIRYYRSLRSERGVENVVTFEELVNKKKIELDAKVEALRSYKSSEGILNVEAASGTKMGQISQLEKDLLGEKSNLNLMQANLNNINDQINLANQGKTTYGNAGNNEIVNLRRQINQLNDEYIRTGSTDEKLADKLEALRKQYNTAVSKSGASTPGIVVSKDKLLQEKATVESNISATKLNIINLEKAINSLQYSVGSYANKEATVSTLQKEVDLAQEEYNKLKEKLNSAIDSRSVPVDNFRQTLKGQPAFKPESSKRIVIMGMVGMAVFMLSTLSILFKEFFDSSIKSPSNFLKSVHLKLIATINHADLNKYSILEVLQKRIEDKKAIVKRQNSFREFLRKLRFEIENSGKSIFLFTSTESQQGKTTLVQAVAYSLSLSNKRVLVIDTNFCNNDLTVQLEAKPTLETFSIAPQDFSIEKVRAIVTTYSIENIEVIGCRGGDYTPTEILPKNHLLNYLPQLKEYYDFILFEGAPLNEYTDSKELEKYAEGVVAIFSSKASIKQTDKESIEFLQGLGDKFLGAVLNNINDDYLEL
- a CDS encoding acyltransferase family protein; this translates as MSEQPSIRSLSLSGALKFIFTFRPGTSRKYAWVDYAKGIAIIFVTYRHVIYGLLYNGIPITSTLMNANEMLYGFRMPMFFFLSGLFFASSLHRRGGKNFMISKINTLLYPYLLWCFIQLTLQIWFSDYTNSKKGVENYLDILIHPRSMLQLWYLFALFNVTALYLMVDRWLKFSPWMQLLLGFALLPLKGLAGDISTLSDVMVFYVYFALGHIATPYFFKESVQEQLASPVKVLLLIPVFLLVQYYCMKNVDMSIYLFSTFALLGGLLVIMISFVLAKYRKLEFLQVIGHYSLYIYLIHVGIVFLLRNIILSTGIQIRTSVFTFILIAAGIFFSIVLYRICLLLKLNFIFQGPIKDIPRRQVSAS
- a CDS encoding response regulator produces the protein MKQRILIIDDSMPIRYLLEAMFRKEYNVVSAQDGLAAMAWLSKGNMADVIITDLAMPNVNGWELLDYLADSHLYKDIPVVVLSGSMNDRTESITELYSNVHEVMRKPFDPVELMEKVEGIISKKLVPVMP